The sequence below is a genomic window from Monodelphis domestica isolate mMonDom1 chromosome 2, mMonDom1.pri, whole genome shotgun sequence.
GTCAAGGGTGCCATCTTGATTCTTTAGGGTTTGGGAAAGAGGAGATATCTAGGAGGACGGTATTAACCTGGTTATCCACCCTTAACTCAGTAAGTGTGGAATTCTCCCGAACAGCCTTTAGCACAGCCATGAGCCCTGTACTACTGATGAAGTTGGATTCAATGTTGAGGCTCTGAAGGCTCCTATTCTCCCGCAACATCTCAGCTATAGCCTGAAAGACAGGAACATGGGGCTAAGTGAGCAAACGTCACTGGGAGCAGAAAGAATGAGGAGCAAGTGGAAAACAAGTCTCTGGGAGGGATTTTGGGGGACAACAAGGCCAGAGTGGAGCTGAGTGAgacaaaatgagaggaaaaaagggaacagTATAGTTCTTGAGGAGAGAGGGATTTTGTGAACTATCTGGCTCATAGACTCAGACTgagctggaaggcaccttagagGTCATGAATCCTTTCATTGCTAGGACCTGGGTTAGTTCCCAGGCTGGGGAGAAACATGCCATTCTGGGAAGAGAATAGGTTGGTGCTTGTGTGATCTTGTTAccttttcaactgtaaaatagggggGAATGGAGTGGAGTTGGACTAGAGAACCTCTGAGTTCCTTCTAACCATATAAGTTTATGATTTCATGTATTTTGGGGTTAAAAAGAATGGGAGACCAGACAGAGTTAAGGGAAAAGGAATCCAGGGGCAGGGTAGGGGGTAGACTAAGGAGCATTCTTGGGGGTTCAAGCTGAGGTGAGAGGAATGTAATTAGGATAAGCCCCCAGGACTCACGTTGGCTACAGGGTCACCACTTCGAGTAGCTACTAGGCTGAACCTCCGGACATAGGTATTCCTCTTCATTGCCTGGCACAGCTCAGTAATAATGGGTGCTGCGATGTCCTATCAGTCAGAAAAGAAATATTCAGGTTTCTCTCCACAATGAGGCCTTCCCTTGGAATGAATCATTTCCTTGGGGGTGGGGTCAAATCCAGCACCTGCATATTATTGAGGTTCACCTCCTCCAGCCCTTGATCATTGCTCTGAACCCTCCTCAATGTCTCCTCAATGTCTGTAGGGTTTGGTGGTTCATCTGGTACTGGCTTGTATTTGTCAGGCTGTACCACACCTAGaaggggtggagaggagggaggaatccCCCATGTTCCCCTGTCCCTGCTATCCTACTATTCCTGAGGGCCCTTATGCCCACCCCTCTGCCCTCATTGCAGTAGCCCCCTGGTTTTCATGCCAAGCCTTTAGCATACACTTACTGCTGATGCCTTCAGTGTTGCAGATTTCTCCACTGCAGATGGCATCGTAGTACTGTTTGTTACTCATCAGTGTGTACATCCCCAGAATGGCTAGGGAATAGTAATGGGAACACatgagaaaaggaggaggagtgaTAACAATCCACCTCCCACAATAAGTTTGGGgacaggggaggggaagaagatgtGGCCTCAGCCTAGCTGGGACTGATAACTCCTCCAGTGATTAGCCCAGGACGTTTTGTAGCCCTTTGCAAACATCCCCCTGTCCCACACCCCATTAATTCAATGTATTCTTCTTTCCCCACATGCCTCATGACCAATCCCACCTTTTGACACCAGGTTGCCCACCTGCAATGTCACACATTTCAGCATCTGTGGCCTTGGCCAATGCCTCCTCTAATTCAGGTTCCAAAGTGATCTGTTCTGCCGCAGGGATTTCCCTCTTAGGTTGGATGAATGGTTTCCCTGGCAGGAGGATGGAAGTCAGCAAAGGGAAACATTTTTTCTAGCCTATAACCTTGGTTTCTTGCCTGCCCTCATCCTCCCTACCCAAGCTCCTGCATTACCTAGGTTCTCTGTAAATCTGGATAGCACAAGATCTGGGTCTCCTATCAGCCTGGGTATTGGCAATGCCTAAACTCTGGTTAGTACAGAGGAGTGAATGCCTAGGGTCTAGACTGTCAAGATACATGGGACTTGGAACTGAGAGGAAAGATGGCTTTCCTGGGGAAAATGGAAGACTTAGAGAATAGCATCTCTGGGTCTCTATGGCAATAAGACAGAGGAATTCAAGGTCTGGATGTTGGGATTTCTCTTCCTCCAACCCCCAGTGGAGTAGTActtcacagaactcaagaaataTGGAATGGCTGGACTACAGGGTTTGCAAATGGGAATGATGGGCctgagggagaggggggaaaaagggaGTTGTGAATGATATGGAATAAAATAATAGGGTGAGAGGCCAAGTGGCCCACTAAGGTTCCTGTACCCTTCTTCTCTCCTGTGAAGGGCACCAGGTCATCTCGCTCCTTAGTCTCCAAGGCTTGCCGTTCCAGGTGCTGCATCAGGGCTTCCCGGTCCAGGGGCCCCGTAGGGCTCTTCTTTGTCTGGTCACGTTGCCTTAGCCCAGCTGGCAGGAGCATGTTCTTGGGAGGGGGTAGGAGTAGGGGGAAGTACCAGCTCAGACTCCCCACTCCCCAATTTGGGACACCCTTAGGGTTCTCTGAAGCCTCTTCAGATCCCCCTTCTGACCCCCTTGGACTCTGGGATTCCCTGGTCCCACCTCCCTAGAGGATGAAGGATGTTCTTCAGGTCCCCACTCTAGACCATCTTCCCATCCAATGGCCTTACTTCAGGGTCCATTTCCTGTAGCTCGGCGTCCAGCTGCTCCAGCTCCTCGGGGCTCAGGCTTCTCAGGATCTCATCTTCATCAATGTCCCTAtacttttccagttctttccggTAGGATGACATGGTGTTCCACAGAGCCTGGGAAACATGGGGACATTGTTGGACCCACAAGAGGTGATGAGCCTTCAGGGAGAGGCAGGATGCTGGGGGGAGGCAGGAGGCAGGAAGAAGTGGGATGGGTTCAGCAGGAGAGATCTTCCTTTGCCTTCCCTGCTTCTCCAGCTTCCATTAGCCCAGATGAGGATCCCTAATATTCAGGCTACTACCCTATGGGAAGCCCTGGCAGCAGTGCACACCCAGCCCACACCCTCGCCCGCCCGTCAGCACCTCTCCTGCCCCTCTCCCCCCCAACACAGCTGCCTGGGGCCATTGCCAACATCTCTTGGGCCCCTGCCTAGTCCCTATGGAAGGGGGGGGGAAGCTTCGGGgaaattccccctccccctctcagtCAATCCAGCCTTTCCTTAAGACTGGCCAGGGAGAGCCTGGAGGGCTTGGGAATGGCAAGCCGGAGCCAGCTGCTCCTCTTTCCCCCGCAATGGGGGGAGGCTTGGGGGCGCCCGAAGCACAGGTCCTGTGCCTTTGAAGCGTATGAGCCCTCAGAGAGCGGACAGGGACCCCTCCAGGCGGACAGGGCAAGGAAGCCGAGGCCAGAGGGTCGCCTGCCCTTAGCGGAAGGTGACACTGGCCGTCTTTGGGGGTGAGGGAGGAATGGCTTCGTGCCTTATCATTTGGGGTCGGGTTCTTCCAGAAACACCAGGTGGGGGCCTAAAGGCGGGGAGGGGAGACGCGCCCATCTCCACACGCCTGCACTTGTGTAGACCACCCAGACCCTCAGTGGTGGAGACACCGGGGGCTGGAAAGGCAGCCTGGGTGACAGATGGTGTGCCACAGACACTGAGCCCCCGGCTCCCTGGGGCTCTCCCACCCCTCCCGGATCCCGGCCAGGCTCCCCCCCACCCCGCGGATCCTAGCCGCCCCCTCCCCTCTCACCTCCCCTTCTGTCGGTCTGTCTGCTCTGCCTGGGCACTGGCCGGGCGGCAGGAGGAGCCCTgtgctgggggagggggcaagGGGAGCGGTGAGCTcagcattttattattttggttctggccaggtggggggtgggggtgggagatcGCATGTACACCCCCACACACCCGCCCGCCCCCAGACCCCCTAGTGGCCAGTACGGGCCATGACAACTGCTCTGGCTGTTCTGGGCACCTGGACTGCTGCAGTCCTGGCTGGCTCCTTTAGGACATGCCGGGCACGGAGGGCACGGTGGCATAAGAATGAGGTGGCCCCTGCCTTCGACAAGGCCGCCCCGGATGTAAACTATGTGTAGATTATGGATTGTGCTGgatcagaaaaatgcaaagagGATGCtggatggcccagtggatggagccCGGAGCCTGgagtcgggaggtcctgggttcaaatgtggcctcagacccttcctggctgtgtgagcctgggcaggtcacttcacccccttggcctagcccttcccactcttctgcctgggagccagCATCTCTCCTCCACTCCACAGAAGGCAGGGCACACGggagttttccaatttttattagattaaaaaaTACAGACGGGCCCCAGGCAGGTGGCTCGGGgcgagagggaaggaggaggaacacGAGAGGAAGAGGCGAGGTGACGCGGGGCACACGCGGGGTCTCCGAGGACGGCCGTCCTTTCACTTGATGATGATTTTCTGGCGGAGAGCCCGGGGCCCGGGCCCAGGGAGGGGCTCGGGGGGCGGCGGGCCGGGGCCCAGGGCGGAGGCGGCGGGCGGCAGTCCGTGGGCCGTGATGTACTTCTTGTAGGCTTCGCGGATGATCTTGAAGGCTCTCGCCGTGGCGTAGGGGATATCTGTGACGGGATCTCGGTACAGGGCCGGACGATGGGTGACGGGGCAGACCTCACGCACGGGGATCTTGGGGGGCTTTCCCCTAGGAAAACACTCCTCGAACGTGGCGTCATCGCTGAAGGTGATAAACGTGCGTGAGCACCGCGCGGGGGGCAGCACCGGCCCCGCTCCAGAGTGGGGAGCCACAGCCGACACCACAGGGGTGGGCTCAAGCCTGACGGAGAGGAGAGACACAAAGAGGAAGACGATGAGGAGGAGGCGGAGAGGGAGAATGGAGGACCCAACCATAAGGGACAGACACCGAAAATGGCCgggggaaggaggggagtggAAAGGGAGCGAGAGGGTGGGCCGGGGACAGGACCCAGGCGGGACTATCCCACTCACCCCTCCACGTCCACGTTCTCCTCCTTGGGCCCAGGCTCGGCCAACAGGGGCACCGTCATGGAATGGTAGGTGATCACTGGCCCCGGACATTTACGCTTCTTATGAACCTGCTTCTTCTTGTCTGCCTCCAGCCGCTCATAGTTCTCTGGGAGACGAAGGGAAAGTCAGACCCTCCCTGCTGAAGCGCACCTGGCCAGCTGCCCGCAGCCTCCCCCACATCATCCCCAGCCCTCAGAGCCTCCTCTTGGGGATACACCGCAGCCGTGTCATTCACACAGTCCCGAGGCTCCCCATCGGCACCCTAAACCTCCTGTCTCCTTCCCTGGGTCTTTCCAATTTCTCTCTGCTGCCCCCCAGGCTCCCTACTGACCCAGGGAACGCAGGTTGAGCTCCTCCGTGATCTTGGCTTCCCTGAGGAGCTCCTCTTGGGTCAGTGGTCGCTCACAGTGCGGGCCCTTCCGTCTCCTCGACTGGCCCTGACGCTCCTGAACCCGGAGGAATGTCTGGCGAGTGTGCTCAGCTGTAGACTGGCGCATTGACTTCCGGCctggatagacagagagagaaggggagacatCTTGTCACTCAGGaccacctcctccaagaagcccACCCACTCACATTCACTCAGCTCCTTTCCCCAAAGCAACAAATTCCCAACAACACCTTTTTTAAactccttactttccatcttagacttaatattggttcaaggcagaagatcggtaaaggctaagcaatgggagttaagtgacttgcccagagtcacacagttgggaagtgtctgaagtcacatttgaacccaggatcccccaatctccaggcctggctctccatccactgagtcacctagcttccctacACCGCCACTATCCCCCTTTTATCTACTTTTTAAACTCTGGCTCTGCTACTTTCTACCCATGAGGCCTCAGGCAAATCACCAAACTTTGGTGAACCTCAGTTTCCGCATGTACAAAATGGAGGAGTTGAGCTAGATCATCTTTTTCTCCTCCAAATCCTCTCATCATCCTACTCTTGATTAGCTATGAAGGCAGAGAAGAAATACAGAATGATCACCTCCACAGAATTAACAGGCAGCCTGCAAACACTGGTTTTCCaggaacaaaatatttattttcctaattctgcTGTGATGCAGCTAATCCTAATCTCAAATAAATTTCCATTCTCTGAGCACAAGGAAATGTGTGCCAGAGGGATGCTGAGAGCCAGAAGAAAGTCTGGAATGAAATATTTACTGTGTTTAGTTCACAAGTGGCTCACCCAAAGGAAGAGCCGGCTAGAAGGTATTTACTCTACTGACAAATCTTTGCTTATAAATCAGGCTTTGGCTCCCTAGTGGAAGAAACTAAGTCTCTTCTTCacttgttcttttttaaactcttatcttctgtcttaaaatcaatactaagtatcagttctaaggcagaagagtggtcagggctaggtaatagggatgaagtgacttgtccagggtcacatagctaggaagtgtgaggctagatttgaacctggacctcctgcctccaggtctggctctctattccctgTGCCACCCCATTGCCccttttacttgttctttattgtGTACTCACAAGGACACCTTGTACATGTAAGTACCAAGTTAACCCTGGGTGTATTTTTGGTTCCACTGCAACCCTTTAAATCTATTTCTGAATGGTGGTGGAGGAGTAGATGGTAGGCTCTTCCAGGACTGAGATGCACTAAGACAGCCTCCCCATCCTTTCCAAACAGTCCGTCCCAGCCCCCCCCACTCACTGTCCAGGCCATCATCCTGCAGCTCCAAGGGTAGCAGTGTCTTCTCCTCCCGTGTCTTCTGGGAGCTGCCCGCTGGGGTGCTTACTTTTCGAGGCCTCAAGCTCTTGATAGGCTCCTGGGGGCAGGTTGGGATCAGAGACCAGGGGCTGAGGGATAAGGAGAAGGAACAAGAACCTGGGGCCTACAGAAGGGAGCCCAAAGACTGAGGGAGTTGAGTTGGAATAGGAAAAACCTAGAAGATTGGGGAAAGCCAACAGGAGCCACTAGAATCCGGGGAAGCCGGGGCTAGGGCAGTCCCTCCCCGAACCCAGGGTCCCCACTTCACCTTATAGGCCTTGGTGACTACACGACGCTTTCTTCTGGGTTCATCTCCATCCCCATCACTTGCGGGCTCATCTCCTTCGTCAATGTCAAAATCAGAGTCAACTTCATCCTCTGTGTCTGACTGGTCCCCCTGATATTCATCATCACCAGATTcctggaggaagaagaaaatgagaatttggTCAACACCGAACGTGGTCACTCATGAGTTAGGGATATCTCTTCTTCAGTGGCTAGAGTTCTAGGCCTAGAGTctgaaggatctgagttcaaatccagcctcagattagCTGCatatccctggacaagtcacttaaccttgactgcctcagtttcctcaactataaaacgaggataacaatagcacctacaatgcagggttgttttgaggatcaaatgagagactaCCTGTAAAACCTGCTATATAGTAAGTCCATGATCATGCTAAGTACTAGCTATTGTTATGATTATGATCATTTCTCTTCCACCAAGAAGATTACCTAGACAGAATCCACTGGGTGTTCCCCCATCCCCACTTCCAACAATGAGGACTTCTAATTCTGCCTCCAACAATTATTATTTGTGACTTTGGATGAGCTAAATTTCTTCAAGTCTTGGTTATGTGGATGCTGATATCTATCCTGGCTACCCCataaggatgaaataaaatgatgGATAAGGACATGCTTTAGAGATATTAAAATTctgggagcagctggatggctcagtggattgagagctgggcctagagatgggaggtcctgggtttgaattggtcttaagacacttcctagctgtatgaccctgagcaaatcacctaacccccattgcctagcccttaccacccctatgccttggaaccaatacacagtattaattccaaaacagaagggtttaaagggttaaaaaaaaaaagaaatattaaaattcttCCAGGCATTATCCACCtgccctttttttaaacctttgcccttctaccttagaaccaatactaagtatctattcCTAAGCAAAAGAGGAGTAacggctaggcagtgggggttaagtgatttgcccagggtcacacagctagtctgaggccacatttgaacccaggacctcctgtttccagacctctatccactgaaacaccttcctgccccatttttctttttttttggaaagaacATTGTACTTAGAATCCAAGACCAGGGCTTTTGAGTCCAAGGCCTCCTTCTTTAATAACTGaatagtgtgaccctggacaagctgTTTAGTCTCTGAGCATTctaacttcctcatctataaaatgagctagatggCTTAGAAGACCTATTTCCACTCTAATTCCAAGATTTTTCCCTCTTCTAAACTTCCATAGCTATTAGTATCTCCCTTACATACTCAGCATATTCTACCTTGCATTCATGttcattatatatgtgtgtgtgtgtgtgtgtgtgtgtaaaaacatAATTGTGtctttatatgtatacacacaaatatattttgaCTGATGAAATTCCCCAAGAGACCACACTCAATAGTGCCTTGcagagaaggaaagtaatgaatgctggaggggatgtggcaaagtagggacactaattcattgctggtggagttgtgaattgatccaaccattctggagggcaatttggaactatgcccaaagggcgacaaaagaatatctaccctttgacccagccatagcactgctgggtctgtaccccaaagagataatggacacaaagacttgtacaaaaatattcatagctgcgctctttgtggtggcccaaaactggaaaacgaggggatgcccatcaactggggaatggctgagcaaattgtggtatatgttggtgatggaatactattgtgctaaaaggaataataaagtggagaagttccatggagactggaacaacctccaggaagtgatgcagagcgagaggagcagaaccaggaaaacattgtacacagagactaatacactgtggtataatcgaacgtaatggacttctccattaggggcggtgtaatgtccctgaacaacttgcagggatccaggagaaaaaaacaccattcataagcaaaggataaactatgggagtggaaacaccgaggaaaagcaactgcctgaatacagaggttgaggggacatgacagaggagagactctaaatgaacactctagtgcaaatactatcaacaaagcaatgggttcaaatcaagaaaacatctaatgcccagtggacttacgcgtcggctatggggggtgggggggaggaaaagaaaatgatctttaacgaataatgcttggaaatgatcaaataaaatatatttaaaaaaaaaaaatagtgcctTGCAGAGTGTTTGTACATGACAGGTTCTGAATGCTTGCCAGACGATCActgtcaacagacatttattaggcacctaataAGCTCATGGGATTAAGATGAATAAGACATGGTCTAATAAAGGATTTTATAGTCTGGGTAAGGAGGCAGCATatcataataatagctcatgACAACAGAGGCCTTTTTCACAAAGGTTTACAAAGCAGTTTACATGCACTTTCTTCTTTGATCCTAAAAACAATGTGGTGAGATGGGGAACACAAGTGTgaccactttacaaataaggagactgaggcttaGTAAATTTAAGCAATGCATCTAAGCTCATCCTGCTAATAAGTAGAAAAGCTGAGACTTGGGGGTTTGAAGACCTGGACTTCTTCTAGTATATCACATTGCCTATGAAGAAtgattaataatgaaaaaatcacCTTTTATAAGTGCTTAAGAAAGAGATATGGACAAAAAGCATTAAGATTTCAGAGAGGGCACAATCGTTAAGAATGGAAGTAACTGGGAATGGCTTCCTAGAGGAAGTGAAACCCAACAAAGaaataagaagaggaagaaagggctcCAGGTACTGGGCTGGCAAAGGTAAAAGCAAGAATGACTTGTATAATTATGGGACAAATGATTTGACTAATCTGACTGAAAGGATCCAGGTAGGGGAAAATAAGGATAGAAAGTTTGTTAAGAATATAttgtagagggggcagctgggtagctcagtggattgagagccaggcctagagatgggaggtcctaggttcaaatctggcctcagccacttcctagctgtgtgaccctgggcaagtcacttgacccccattgcctaggccttaccactcttctgccttggagccaatacacagtattgactctaagaaggaaggtaagggtttaaaaaaaaaaaaaagaatatattgtagagcgtcggctatgggggggtggaggggaggaaaagaaaatgatctatgtctttaatgaataatgcttggaaatgatcaaataaaatatatttttaaaaaaaaatatattgtagagggggcagctgagtggctcagtggattaagaaccaggcctagagatgggaggtcctaggttcaaatctggcctcagacacttcccagctgtgtgaccctgggcaagtcacttgacccccattgcctagcccttaccactcttctgccttggagccaatatattgtagagggggcagctgggtggctcagtggattgagaaccaggcttagagaccagaggtcctaggttcaaatctggcctcagacacttcccagctgtgtgaccctgggcaagtcacttgacccccattgcctagcccttaccactcttctgcctaggaaccaatacacagtattgattccaagatgaaaggtaaagattaaaaaaaaaaggaatatattgtAGAGAGTCTTGAATGCCAGcctaagaaatatattttttacccTGAAAATAACAGGAAACATTTGAAAGTTTTTGACCAGAAGGTAGGGTTTGGGAATATGAAAAATTGTTTTAGGATTAAATTTAAGATTAAACTCATTGTGCTTATAGGGTAATCTGGGAAAGAGGTTAgactacagaaaagaaaaaccagttaagagactacagcaataaaGGGACAGAAACCCAAGTTAATTCATGAAAGCCTAGACCAAAAaagtgtgaatggaatgaaacCGGATAAGATTTAGTGACTGATTAGATATGGGAAGAAGTCCATGATGAATACAAGGTTCTGAGCCTATGGGAGAGAATAGTGATAATAATGATTGAAATGCAagtctggaagaggaaatggatttagAGGAAAGATTACAAGTTCAATATCAGACATGTCTCTATGGGTCAGTGAATAATAGTAGGGAATAAGGTAggatgaccttgagaaagtcacagATTTTTTAAACTAGAGTCatgttagaattagaagaaaacctaGAACTTCATAGTCTAGtggggtcaaactcaaatagaaacggAGACCAACAAGCTACCTGCTGGTACATATTGACctggaaaaccacatattaacatcatCTGTGTTTTGctgcatttttattttgtcaaatatttccaaattacatttttaaaaaactcttatcttaaaacttagaaccaatattgtgcattggctccaaggcagaggggcagtaaggggtaggcaatggggcttaagtgacttatccaggatcacacaggctAAGGAAtaagaagccaaatttgaatttaggacttcctatctctaggcttggctctcaatccaccaagccccTTAGCTGTCCTagcaattacaatttaatctggtTTGGACAGAATTTGAGCATGTCTGATACCGCTGATTTAGACTAATCTTTACCCAATGCTGAAATCCCTCTAAAATATCCTCAGCATGTGGATATCCTTCTAGACTATTCTAAAGATAGGAAACTCACTTCTTCACAAGGTAGTCTATCCTTTTTTAAT
It includes:
- the TMOD4 gene encoding tropomodulin-4; the encoded protein is MSSYRKELEKYRDIDEDEILRSLSPEELEQLDAELQEMDPENMLLPAGLRQRDQTKKSPTGPLDREALMQHLERQALETKERDDLVPFTGEKKGKPFIQPKREIPAAEQITLEPELEEALAKATDAEMCDIAAILGMYTLMSNKQYYDAICSGEICNTEGISSVVQPDKYKPVPDEPPNPTDIEETLRRVQSNDQGLEEVNLNNMQDIAAPIITELCQAMKRNTYVRRFSLVATRSGDPVANAIAEMLRENRSLQSLNIESNFISSTGLMAVLKAVRENSTLTELRVDNQRHWPGDAVEMEMAAMLEHCPSIVRFGYHFTQQGPRARAARAVTHNNELRRQQKKT
- the VPS72 gene encoding vacuolar protein sorting-associated protein 72 homolog, with product MSLAGGRAPRKTAGNRLSGLLEAEEEDEFYQTTYGGFTEESGDDEYQGDQSDTEDEVDSDFDIDEGDEPASDGDGDEPRRKRRVVTKAYKEPIKSLRPRKVSTPAGSSQKTREEKTLLPLELQDDGLDSRKSMRQSTAEHTRQTFLRVQERQGQSRRRKGPHCERPLTQEELLREAKITEELNLRSLENYERLEADKKKQVHKKRKCPGPVITYHSMTVPLLAEPGPKEENVDVEGLEPTPVVSAVAPHSGAGPVLPPARCSRTFITFSDDATFEECFPRGKPPKIPVREVCPVTHRPALYRDPVTDIPYATARAFKIIREAYKKYITAHGLPPAASALGPGPPPPEPLPGPGPRALRQKIIIK